CCACGGGCCTGCGGCGCTAGTGTGCCGGCGCGGAAGTCCCGTGTGCACCGAGGCGCGTGATGCGCCCGCGGGGCAAGGCGGAACGACGCGCCGTAGCCGCCGCTACGGCAAGGAGTTCCAACGCCGCATCCCCGGGATGCAGCGCGAGCCGAATGCCTACGGGACTTCTGCAACGGTACACTAGCCTTCTGCTCCACCAGCCCGGTGGCGCCGGGATGCATATCGCGGCCGCCGCGCTTCTGGTCGGCTGCACCACGGCCGGGGGCACCGGAGCGTCGGCGCCCGACGCTGGCGGCGCGGACGTCGCGTGGCATCGTGAGGTAGCCCCGTTCCCGGTCGTGGGCCGGGACGGGGCGCCGCTGGACCTCCCCTTCCTGGGCGGGCTGGACGCGCCGCGTCTCCGCTTCGCGGACCTGGACGGCGACGGAGACCCCGATCTGCTGCTCCAGGAGCGCACCGACGAGCTGATGTTCCTGGAAAACGTCGGCGACCCCTCGGCTGCCCGCTTCGAGTGGCGCACCGATCGGTTCGAAGGACTGTCGATCGGCGAGTGGTTCCGCCCCCTGGACGCCGACGGCGACGGCGACGTGGACCTCTTCGTCGAGAACCCCTTCAATCACCTCAGTTACTACCGCAACGACGCCGGCCCGGGCGCTGCGCCCCGGCTGGTGCTGGCGAGCGACAGCGTGCGCCTCGACGACGGGACGCCGGTCTTTTCCGACCGGCAGAACATCCCGTCCATCCTCGACCTGGACTGCAACGGGCTGCTGGACCTGTTCATCGGACGCATCGACGGCACGGTTTCGCGCTTCGAGGCGGTGGCACCCGTGGGCCGAACCGCGCCCGCGTTTCGCTTGGTGGAAGAGCGCTGGGAGGACATCCAGGTGGTCGCGCAGCTCGTGCCCAGCCTGCACGGCGCCAACGCCATGGCGTTCGGAGACGTGGACGCGGACGGCGACACCGACCTGCTGTGGGGCGACTTCTTCGAGCCGGGCCTGCTGCTGTTCGAGAACTTCGGCACGTGCGCGCGGCCCCGGCTGCGCGAGGAGCCGGCGCCCTTCCCCGCCGGCGCCCCCGTGGCCACGAGCGGCTACAACGCGGGCGAGTTCGTGGACCTGGACGGCGACGGCGACTCCGACCTGGTCATCGGCGTGATAGGCGGCGCCTACGATCCCAGCCGGACCGCGGTGGAGAACGTGTACCTGCTGGAGCGCGTGGACGCCGGCTGGGACCTGGCCACGCGGCGCCTGCTGCGCGCGATAGACGTCGGCAGCGAGAGCGTGCCGGCCCTGGGCGACCTGGACGGCGACGGCGACGTCGACATCCTGGTGGGCACCAAGATCGAGGGCGACGACGCCCGGACCGCGTCGCTGCGGTTTCTGGAGAACGTGGGCACGCCCACCGCGCCCGCCTTCCGCGAGCGCGGCCGGCTGGGCGTCCGGGGCGGCTTCCAGCACGCGCCGGCGTTGGGCGACCTGGACGCGGACGGCGACGCCGACCTGCTGCTGGGCACGTGGAACCGCGGCGTTTCGCGCTGGCGCAACGACGGCCCGGGCGCCGACGGCCTGCCGACGTTCACCCTGCTCGACTCGGCGTACGTGCGGCTCACGCGGGGCTCGCACTCCACACCCGCGCTGGGAGACGTGGACGGCGACGGCGACCTGGACCTGGCGGTGGGCGAGTCGTCCGGAGAGGTAAACCTGTACCGCAACGTGGGGTCGGCCGGGACGCCCAGCTTCGAGCTGGTGACGGACAACTGGGGCGGACTCGACGTGGGACGGCGCAGCGCCCCGGCGCTCGTGGATCTGGACGGCGACGGCGCGCCCGAGCTGGCGCTGGGAGGAGAGGCCGGCGGCCTCACGCTGGTGCCGCTGGACGGCTCGGCCGCCGGCGCCCCCGTCGACCTCGGCCTGCCCCTGCCGGCCAACTCGGCCCCCGCGTTCGCCGACCTTGACGGCGACGGCCGGCCGGAGCTGATCGCCGGCAATCGCTCCGGCGGCCTGCTGTACTACTCGCTCAGTTCACCGTCAGCGGCTCGCGACTGATCGTCGCCCCGCTCGGCGCCACCCGACCGCCCACGAGGCGGCCCAGCGCGTCGATCGCCAGGTGGAATTCCGCGTCGGGCAGCGTCACGATGACCGTGTCGGCCGTACCCGCGGCCAGAAAGGCCTCGGAGAGCGCGCCCCCGCCCAGCGCGTCGTAAAGCGGCACGCTCGTCACTCCCGCCGCGCGGCCTCGCCTCACGACCTGCTCCAGCAGGATCATGCTGGGGTTCGTCCACGGCATCGTCCCGGGCTGCACGTCGCGGCGCTCTGTGGTCTGGCCGCCCCCCAGCGTCGTCCGCTGGACGCTCACCTCGGCGTCCGAAAAGGTGACGACGATCTCGACGTCCGGCGGGTCGGAGGTCGGCGCGCCCGGCCGCCAGAACAGCAGCGTGGCGCTGGGGATCAGCGCGTCCCCGCCAACCTCGGTGCCGACCTGCAGGGTAGGTCCTCCCCTGATGCGCATGTCGGAGCGGGAGGCGCTCGCGCTGCTCCGAAACGTCTCGATGGAGACGGTGTCGGCCCCCGACCGGATCACGAAGCGACCCACCTCGGCGACGCCCACGCCGCGGTCCCCGTCGACGGGGGGAGGGGGCGGCGCGACGACCGGAGGCACGGGCACCTCGGGTGGCGACGCGCACGCGGCCGCGAGGAGGCTCGCCAGGGCCAAGGAAGCCCGGCGCGCTGGCGGGATCCGGCGGCGGCGTTCGCCGATTGGTAGCATGGCAGGCCCTGTCGTGCTTAGGATGGACTCGTCGTGCGTTCCGGGTGGACGACCGGACGCCCCGTACCCGAACATTACGTGACGGCTGATTCCCAGGCCAAATCGACCCCACGGAGACGCGTGATGCATCGCCCCTACCCGCAGTCCCTCCCGCCCGCGGTTGTCCTGCTCCTCGGCGTACTCCTGGCCGCTTGCGGCGAAGACGGACCGCCGCCACCAGCGTCGATCGAGGGCACCACGGCGGCTGCGCAGACCGGCACGGTCGGCGAGGCCGTGGCGACTGCGCCCGCGGTGCTGGTCGAGGACGCGGCGGGTAATCCGCTGCCGGGCGCGCGCGTGACCTTCGGCGTGGTCTCGGGAGGTGGCAGCGTGGCGGCGGCCAGCGCGACCACCAACATGGCCGGGCGCGCCAGCGCGGGCACCTGGACGCTCGGCCCGACCGTGGGCGAACAGGTGGTGCAGGCCAGCGCCGGAAGCCTCTCCCCGGTGCGCTTCACGGCGCAGGCCGGGCCGGGCGCGCCCGCTTCTCTGGTCGCGCTGCAAGGCGACGGGCAGATGGGGATGGTGGGTGAAGCGCTGGCCGTCCGGCCCAGCGTTCGCGTGGAGGACGGCTTTGGCAATCCGGCGCAGGGGACGGTGGTGAGCTTCCAGGTGACGGCCGGAGACGGCAGCGTGTCGGGCGGTAACGTGCAGGCAGGCGCGGACGGCACCGCGTCGCCGCTCGAGTGGCGCCTGGGAGGCACGGCAGGGCTAAACACTCTGTCCGCGATGGTGTCCGGGCTTACGCCGGTGGACTTCAACGCGACCGGCGAGCGCGGGCCGGCATCCATGGTCGGCGTCCGGGATGGCGATAATCAGGTAGCATCAATAGGACAGCCTGTACCGATTCCCCCTAGCGTGCTCGTATCCGATGACTTCGGAAACGGCGTCCAGGGGGCGACCGTCACCTTCCAGATCGAAACCGGCGACGGGTCGGTCGCGGGCGGCACGGTCGTCACCGGAACCGACGGTGTCGCCGCAGCCATGGATTGGACGCTGGGCAGCTCACCGGGAGCGCAGAGCCTCATCGCGACCGCGGACCTCGTGCCTGGCGACACGGCGCGGCTCGCCGCCGTGGCAATGCCGATTTCCGAGTTCGATATCGAGGTCAGATTCCTCAGCGAGACGACCACCGCCCAGCAGTTTGCATTCGCCGTCGCGCAAGCCGTCTGGCGGTCAGCTATCATAGGCGACATCATCGCGGCGCAGATAAATAACCAGAACTGCTTGGAGTTCGGGCCGTTTACGGAAATCGTGGACGACCTCCTGATTCTCGCGGAGGTGATCCCGATCGACGGGCCGGGCAACATCCTCGGCCGGGCGGGGCCGTGCCTCGTGCGTACCTCGAATGATCTGCCCGCGGTGGGAATCATGAGCTTCGACGAGGCGGACCTGGCGAGCCTGGAAGCGGCCGGACTGCTGGACGAGGTGATCGTGCACGAGATGGGACACGTGCTGGGGCTGGGCACGGTCAAATGGGCGCCCCCGCTGCTCATGAGGGCTGGTACTAACGATCCTATCTTCACGGGAGCCGCAACGCTCACGGCCTTCGACAACGTGGGGGGGGCCTCCTACACAGGCGATCCCGTTCCCGTGGAGAACATCGGGGAGGACGGGGACGGCACCTACGGTGTGCACTGGCGTGAGTCGGTGTTCGACAACGAGCTCATGACGGGTTTCCTGAACGCCGGCGTGAACCCGCTCAGCGTCGTGTCGATCGCGTCGATGGAGGACCTCGGCTATCTCATCGATCTGGGGGCCGCGGATCCGTACATGCTGCCGGCGCCCGGCGTGGCGGCGGCCCGCGCCGCGGCGGGCACCAGGTTCCGGCTGCGCGAGGCGCCGATGCCGCCGCCCAAGAAGATCGACCCGTAGCATTCGCCACCGGAGCCGGCTCACCGGGCCGCCTAGTACGCCGGCCCCAGCAGCACCGCGTTGGCGTAGGGCTGGAAGGCGCCGAACCAGAAGTGGCGGAACAGCGGGTCGTCGGCGAACAGGATGACCTTGCCGGCGCCCATGCGGCGTGACACTAGCCACGCGCGCTGCTCGAGCGACTCGAGGTTCTCCTCGCTGATCACGCCGCTCAGCTCGGCGAGCTCGGCGGGGAAGTAGGCGGCCGACTCGAACTCCTCGTCGGGCATGAACGCAAGGTCGCCGGAGTGCAGCACGAACAGCTTGTCGGCGTCGCCGTCGCCGGCCGATGACACGCCCGCCCCGAACGCGAGCGGGTGCGCGGGATCCAGGCTCAGCTCGAAGATCGTCCCGGGCACGCTCTGCTCCCAGCGCTCCAGCTCGCGCGCCTCGCGGCCCAGCAGCGCGTCCTCCAGGTCGTCGTCGTCCCCCTCGTCCTCTTCCTCGTCGTCGTCCTCCTCGTCCTGCACGCGCTCCACCTCCGCCAGCTCCGCCAGCGCCGACGCGCCGCCGGACACCGCCACCAGCGTGCCCCCCGCGCGCACCCACGCGCCCAGAGCGTCGCCCGCGCCGTCCAGCGTCCTGCGGCCGGAGCCCGTCACCGAGGGCACGATCAGCACGTCGTAGGGAGCCAGCGCGCCCGCGCCCAGTCCGTCCGCCGGCACCTGGTCGAACGGCACGCCCAGAGTCCGCTCCAGGAAGAACCAGTGCGCGCCCAGCGAGGTGGGCGACACGCCCTCGCCGGCCAGCAGGCCGATGCGGGGCAGCGACAGGTCGTAGGACTCCTCGGTGCCGAGGTCGTTGCCGTTGACCGTAGATCCCGTCGCGACCGGCGTCGCTGCCCCTGTCAGCCCCGCGCTCGCGAGGCGCCCGTCCAGGTCGTCGTTGGCGTACGCCGGGATCCAGAAGGTGCCCGCGGGCCAGCTCCGGCCGGCGGCGTCGAAGCCCTCGTCCAGCGCGATGGCGCGCCCGCCGGCGGCGAGCAGCCGCGCGACGCCGCGCCACGCGCCCATGCCCGGCGCCACCAGGTAGCCCACGCTGGAGGCAGACGCGGCGGGCGCGTCCGGGCCGGATTCGCTGGACGCCACGAAGGAGCGGCTCTCCCCCGCGAACGCGGGGCGCGCGAGCGACGCGCCGGAACCGGTCCAGCCGCCCGCCGCCACGCTCCCCATGAGCCGGGTCGATCCCGGTGCGGCGGTCCAGTCGGCGGCGGGCGCGCCGCGCACGGTGTGCGCCTCGACGCCGAACGCGTAGGGCAGCGACCACGCACTCACGTCGTAGGAGTAGGTCGCGTTGAGCTCGGTCTCGGGCTCCAGCAGCGTGGTCGCAAGCCGGCCCCGCGGCTGCCGAGCGCGCACGCGGTACGTCCCCGCCGGGAACGAGCGGCGCGCGGAGAATCCGTTGTGCGCGCCGGCGTTGGCCTCGAAGGCGCGTCCCGCGACCTCCACCTGCACACCCTGCTCCTGGAGCATCCCCACCAGCTCGGCCGCGCGGCTGGGGTCGGCGCCGGGAACCAGCAGCACATCGCCGGCGTCCGCGCCCGTGTCGCGGTGGAATCGGGCGAAGCCCTCCAGCAGCTCGCCGCGCCCGTTGACCGCCGTCATGATCGTGGCGTGCCCCGCCACCCGGTGGTGCTGGGCGCGGTCGCGCAGGGTCAGCAGCACGCCGTCGGTGCGCTCCACGGCGAGCCCGGCCCGGGCGCTCCCCGCCTGCTCGTAGGTCATGCCGATCGCCCCCACCAGGCTCGGCCAGGTGTCGCCGTAGCCCGGGTAGAACAGGTCGAACGACTCGGCCGTGTAGTACGGCCAGCCGCGCGCGTCGAACGCCGCCGCGTTGCCGTCTCCGAAGCGCCGCCCCCACTCGTGCGTGTGCTCGGGGTACGCCGGGTTGATGGGGTCGGCGGCGGGGAAGAAGAAGTAGGTCGAGTTGAAGGACATCTCGTGGAAGTCCACGTGCACCTGCGGATTCCAGCGCGCCCACGTCGCCAGCCGCGCGCGGGTCTCGGGCTGCGTGGCCCACGACCAGTCGCGGTTGAGGTCGAACAGGTAGTGATTGAAGCGCCCGCCGGGCCACGGCTCCCAGTGCTCGCGCGCCTCCGGCCGCGGGTTCGGGTTCGCCCCGCGCGCCTGCCGGTACCAGCCCACGTAGCGGTCGCGTCCGTCCGGGTTGAGCGCCGGGTCGATCACCACGACGGCTCCCTCCAGCGCCCCCTCCAGCCCCTCGGCGCCGCGCGCCAGGTCCCACGCGGTCCACATCGAGGCCTCGCTGGAGGAGCTCTCGTTGCCGTGCACGCCGTAGCTCAGGTATACCACCGCGGGGTTGGTCGCGGCGATCTCGGCGGCGCGCGCGGCGCTCGTGCCGGGGTCGGTCAGCTCCGCGTTCAGCGCCAGGATCTGGTCCAGCCGCGCGCGGCTGTCGGCGCTCGCGATGAGCGCCTGGAGGAGCGGGCGCCCCTCTCCGGTCTGGCCGTACCGCTCGACGCTCACCAGGTCGGAGGCCGCCGCGAGCGCGTCGAAGTAGCGCACCACCTGGCCGTGGTCGGTGAAGCGCTCGCCCAGCGCGTGCCCCAGCACGTCCTGCGGCGAGGGCGGCGCCTGCGCGCCCAGCGGGGCCGCGAGCGCCGCGAGGAGCAGGGTCGGCAGGGGCACCCGCGCCCTTGCCGTCGCGCGCCTGGTAACCGGGATGGTGAGTTCGGTGCTGCCGGCCATCGCTTCGCTCGCTGGTTCGAGATCGCGTATTGGAGTCGTCTTCCGGCCGCGCTGGGCGGTCGAGGGGCGGGCGTCAGGATGCCCGGCGGCGCACGCGAGCGCAACGCGCGGGACCCATTGCGTCCGGGAGCGCGTTCGGCGAGCGTGAAAGCATGCTCTACCCACTCGCCCGCCCGCGCCGCCGCCGTGCGCTCGGCGCCGCGCCGCTCCTGTTGCTGATCGCTTCGTGCTCCCCTGGAGCCGGCGCCTCGGCCGTCGAAGCGCCCGACGAGCAGACGTTCGTGAGCGCGTTCGTGGAGCTGCGACGCGCCGCCGCCCAGGAGCGCACCAACGAGGCCTTCGCGCGCAGGCGCGAGGAAATCCTGAGCACCCACGGTGTCACCGCGGAGACGCTAGAACGTTTCATCGACGTACACGCCGACGACCTCGACTACTTGTCGGACGTATGGGACCGGATCGACCGGACGCTGCGGGGTGAGTTGGACGCCGAAGGGAACGTCATTAGGCCCGGCTCGACTCCCGACGCGGAAGGGAATGACAGCGACAACTAGCGCTTTGGGTTTCTGCGCGCCGCGCGGGGCTGCGCTGCTCCTGCTCGTCACCGCGCTCGCCTCGTGCGGCGACCGCGCGCGCCCCACCGGCCTGCCCACCGAGCCGGGTGCCGTGGACCTCTCCGTGCAGCTTCTGGCGCCGGAGCAGGGTCAGGCGCGCATGGCCGGCACGTCGGTCGCGGTCACGGTGCGGGCGAACGAGCCCAACGCGCGCCTGATCGGGGTGGGTTTCGAGGCACGCCTGAACTCGTTCGCGCAGGACCTGATCGACTCCGCGCAGGTGAGCTTCCCGGGGGTTTCGGACACCATCTTCGTGTTCGACTACCCCATCCCACCCGACTTCACGAACAACGTCCAGATCAACTTCTTCGGCGTGGCGTTCGGTCAGAACGGAGCGCGCGCGGTGAGCATCCCGCGCTCCGCCATCATCATCAACTGATCGGCCGGCGGCGGCACAAGCCGCGTCGGCCTACTCCCACTCGATCGTCGCGGGCGGCTTGGAGCTGACGTCGTAGCAGACGCGGTTCACGCCCGTCACCTCGTTGATGATGCGGTTGGCCATCCGGCCCAGCACCTCGTGCGGGAAGGGGTACCAGTCCGCGGTCATCCCGTCGCGGCTGGTCACCGCGCGCAGCGACAGCACGTGCTCGTAGGTCCGGAAGTCGCCCATGACGCCAACCGAACGGACCGGCAGCAGCACCGCGAACGCCTGCCAGATGTCGTCGTAGAGGCCGGCGGCGCGGATCTCCTCCAGGTAGATCGCGTCGGCCTGGCGCAGGACGTCCAGGCGGTCTCGCGACACCTCCCCCAGCACGCGGATCGCCAGGCCCGGGCCCGGGAAGGGGTGGCGCCCCACCAGCTCGTCGGAGAGTCCCAGCTCGCGGCCCACCAGTCGCACCTCGTCCTTGAACAGCTCCCTCAGCGGCTCGACCAGCTCGAACGGGAGGTCCTCCGGCAGCCCGCCGACGTTGTGGTGGGTCTTTATGGTGGCCGAGGGCCCGCGCACCGAGATCGACTCTATCACGTCCGGGTAAAGCGTGCCCTGGACCAGGAGGCGCGCGTCGTCGCCGGCGTCCCGCGCCGCCTCCTCGAACACGCGGATGAAGGTCTCGCCTACGCGCCTGCGTTTCTGTTCCGGGTCGTCCACGCCCTCCAGCGCGTCCAGGAAACGATCGGCCGCGTCGACCACCACCAGCTTGATGCCCATGTGGCGCCGGAAGGTGCGCTCGACGTTCTCGGCCTCGCCCTGCCGCAGCAGCCCGTTGTCGACGAAGATGCAGGTGAGCTGATCGCCCACCGCGCGGTGCACGAGCGCCGCGGCCACCGAGGAGTCGACCCCTCCGGAGAGCCCGCAGATCACGGCGTCGGAGCCCACCTGCTCCCTGATGCGGGCGACCGAGTCGTCGATGAACGAACCCGCGGTCCAGGACGCGTCGCAGCCGCACAAGCCGTAGACGAAGTTGGCCAGGATTTCCCCACCGCGCGGGGTGTGCGCCACCTCGGGGTGGAACTGGACGCCGAAGATCGGCCTGTCCTCGGCGCCGAACGCGGCGACGGGCACCGACTCGGTCGCGGCCAGCGTGCGGTAGCCCGGCGGCGGCTCGTCCACGTGGTCGCCGTGGCTCATCCAGACAGTGGTCGAGCCACCCGGGTCGAACCCCTTGAAGAGATCATCGGCGTCCCGGATGGTGACCTCCGCGCGGCCGTACTCGCGCTTGCCGCTCGCCACCGCGGCGCCCTCCAGGTGCGCTATCACCTGCATGCCGTAGCAGATCCCCAGCACCGGCACGCCCATGCGCAGCAGATCGGCGTCGGCCAGCAGGCCCTCGGCCTCGTAGACCGAGGCAGGGCCGCCCGACAGCACGATGCCCGCGGGGTCCCAGGCGCGGATGTCGTCCATGGTGATGGTCGCGGGTTGGATCTCGCAGTACACGCTCAGCTCGCGGATGCGGCGCGCGATGAGCTGCGTGAACTGCGAGCCGTAGTCGAGGATCAGGATGCGTTGCGTCATGCCTCGTGCAGGATCAGGTCGTCGTAGGTCTCGCGGCGCCGGACCACCTCGATCCGGTCGCCGTCCACCAGCGCTTCGGCGGGGCGCGGCCGCGAGTTGTAGCTGGAGGCCATCGAGAATCCGTACGCGCCGGTGGTGCGGATGGCCAGCAGGTCGCCCTCCTCGGGCCGCGCGAGCACGCGGTCGAGCGCCAGGAAGTCCCCGCTCTCGCACACCGGGCCCACGATGTCCACGCTGGCGGGCTCGCGATCCGAGGCCTGGTCCACCGCCTCCACGCGGTGATAGCCTTCGTAGTGGCTGGGGCGCATCAGGTCGTTCATGCCGGCGTCGGTGATCACGAAGGTGCGGCCGCCGTTCTGCTTCACGTAGAGCACGCGGGTCAGCAGCAGCCCCGCCGGCCCCACGATTATCCTGCCGGGCTCCAGCACAGGACGCAGGCCGGTGGCGGCGAGCGGCCCAGTCAGCACGGCGGCGAACTCCGCGGGGGCGGCCGCGGGCTCCTCGGCGTAGGGCACCCCGAACCCGCCGCCGACGTCCAGGTAGGTCAGCTCGATGCCCCCCTCGCGCAGCTCATCCACCAGCTCGGCCACGCGCCGGAGCGCGCGCGCGAAGGGCGCCGGCTCGGTGATCTGGCTGCCGATGTGCACGCTCACGCCGCGCACCTCCAGCGCCGGATCGGCCGCGGCGACGCGGTACAGCTCGGGGGCCTCAGCGACCGCCACGCCGAACTTGCTCGCGCCGTGCCCGGTGCGGGTGTAGTGGTGCGGCGTGTCGGCCTCGACGTCGGGGTTCACGCGCACCGCAAAGGGAGCCCTCCGGCCGCGGCCGGCGGCCACCCTGGCCAGCGCGCGCAGCTCGCCGGCGCTCTCGACGTTGAAGCCGTAGATCCCGGCGTCCAGCGCCTCGGCCAGCTCGGCTTCGGTCTTGCCCACGCCGCTGAAGACGATGCGCTCGGCGGGGACGCCCGCGGCGAGCGCCCGCCGCAGCTCCCCGCCGCTGACGATGTCGGCCCCCGCACCTTCGGAAGCGAGCAGCCGCAGCACGCCCAGGTTGCCGTTGGCCTTGACCGCGTACGCTATCAGCGGATCCAGCGCGGCGAAGGCGTCGCGGAACGCGCGGTAGCGCTCCAGGATGGCAGACCTGCTGTACACGTAGAGCGGCGTGCCCAGCTCTTCGGCGAGGCGGCGGGCGGGCACCCCCTCGCAGTGCAGGTGGCCGGCGCGGTGGGCGAACTGGTGCGCCATCAGGCGGCGCGGCGCGCCGGCGCGCGCGCCTCGAGCCGGGTCAGTACGCCCTCGCCCAGACCGCCTCCTCCGCGGCGGCGCCGCCGCACACCAGACAACGCCCCGGCACCTCCGGCGAACGGAAATCCTCGGACGGCAAGCACCTGATGCTGGCCTTGGTGTCGTTCTTGGCCTTGGTCTCGCACTCCGCCGAGCCGCACCAGCCGGCGTAGACGAAGCCCCCAGCGCCCTCCATGATCTGGCGGAAGGCGTCGTAGTCGTGCACGCCCCGGTGCGAGTTCGTCTCGCGGCGCTGGATGGCGCCGGCCAGCATGGCGTCCTGGATCTCATCCAGCAGGCCCGGCACCGACGCGATCGCCGCCCGCTCTTCGAGGAAGGCCTTCTTGTCCACTCCTTCGGGCACGAAGCGGCGCACGAGCACGAGCTGGCCCTTGTCCACGTCCTTGGGGCCGATCTCGATGCGCAGCGGCACGCCCTTGCGCTCCCACTCCCAGAACTTGGCGCCCGGGCTGCCGGTGTCGCGGTCGTCCACGCGCACGCGCAGGCCCTGGGCGCGCAGCTCCTCCCCAACCGCGCGGGCCTTGGCGAGCACCGCTTCTGAGCCGTCGCCACGCAGGATGGGCACTATCACCACCTGGATCGGCGCCAGCCGCGGCGGCACGATGAGCCCGACGTCGTCGCCGTGGGTCATCACCAGCCCGCCCACCAGCCGCGTGGACACGCCCCAGGAGGTGTTCCAGGCGTAGTCCTCGCCGCCGTCCTCGGTCTGGAAGCGGAAGTCGAACTGGCGCGAGAAGTTCTGCCCCAGGTTGTGCGACGTGCCCGCCTGCAGCGCCCGGTTGTCCTGCATGAGCGCCTCGCACGCGTAGGTCCGCACCGCCCCCGCGAAGCGCTCGGCGTCGGTCTTCTTGCCGGTGAGCGGCGGCATGGCCATCCACTCCTCCATGAAGCGCCGGTAGAGCCCCAGGATCAGCAGCGTCTCCGCCTCCGCCTCGGCGTCGGTGGCGTGCGCGGTGTGGCCCTCCTGCCAGAGGAACTCCGAGGTGCGCAGGAACAGCCGCGTGCGCAGCTCCCAGCGCATCACGTTCGCCCACTGGTTCATCAGGATCGGCAGGTCCCGGTAGCTCTGCACCCACTTGGCGAACATGTGGTAGATGATGGTCTCCGAGGTGGGCCGGATGACGAGCGGCTCCTCCAGCTCCTTGCCGCCCGCGCGTGTGACCACCGCCACCTCGGGCGCGAAGCCCTTTATGTGCTCCTTCTCCCGCTCCAGGAAGCTCTGCGGGATGAGCAGCGGGAAGTACGCGTTCTCGTGCCCGGTCTCCTTGAAGAGGCCGTCCAGCGCACCCTGCATGTTCTCCCAGATGCCGTAACCGTACGGGCGGATGACCATGCTGCCGCGCACCGGCGAGTAGTCGGCCAGCTCGGCGCGCAGCACCACCTCGTTGTACCACGCGGC
This sequence is a window from Gemmatimonadota bacterium. Protein-coding genes within it:
- the proS gene encoding proline--tRNA ligase, which codes for MAGEKGLTTRGEDFAAWYNEVVLRAELADYSPVRGSMVIRPYGYGIWENMQGALDGLFKETGHENAYFPLLIPQSFLEREKEHIKGFAPEVAVVTRAGGKELEEPLVIRPTSETIIYHMFAKWVQSYRDLPILMNQWANVMRWELRTRLFLRTSEFLWQEGHTAHATDAEAEAETLLILGLYRRFMEEWMAMPPLTGKKTDAERFAGAVRTYACEALMQDNRALQAGTSHNLGQNFSRQFDFRFQTEDGGEDYAWNTSWGVSTRLVGGLVMTHGDDVGLIVPPRLAPIQVVIVPILRGDGSEAVLAKARAVGEELRAQGLRVRVDDRDTGSPGAKFWEWERKGVPLRIEIGPKDVDKGQLVLVRRFVPEGVDKKAFLEERAAIASVPGLLDEIQDAMLAGAIQRRETNSHRGVHDYDAFRQIMEGAGGFVYAGWCGSAECETKAKNDTKASIRCLPSEDFRSPEVPGRCLVCGGAAAEEAVWARAY